Proteins from one Clostridium cellulovorans 743B genomic window:
- a CDS encoding putative ABC exporter domain-containing protein, whose amino-acid sequence MKALIYLMKTNIINYFKQLKKKPAKAIGPIAMVVFMITMFLSKNDTSKTLDIDIFISLFLLITISAFIYSLYTGTKSINSKFNMADVNLIFVSPIKPQTVMIYGIIKKMSVELFAYFYIIYQIPNLTKSMDITIGQTVSVIIIFIIMQIVFCNIVKLLVFVLNSKYPLLGRIIRLTIKIVGAVLCVAAVLIFLKGRPITFVKELYSSIGQDSWIKFIPIFGWVREMVYQSLTTINMTFFLYLAMIIFLSVLLVYITYCIEIDFYEDMLSSAEANEVIKKAKNREQVTTESNRNNRLFKAFRKVQLKLDNKYKAEVLFYKHLNEYSKRSFLFFINTYSIILLLVSLTLGIFAKGVEIKLVYMIFCGLLFFGAGLAGKIYYEITNPLIFMIPDSPQKKLFYGTASSLIKLVSDSIILFIPFGILSGVSIIEMFLCCISYVLLGAMFSYSGLVGFRISNYFGFTDQISQGVFFMFFQMFLLVPAAIMVITLGVATEFSGYAIYLAMIAYTSVLTVIFSFGAVGIFDNMEL is encoded by the coding sequence ATGAAAGCTCTTATATATTTAATGAAAACAAATATCATAAATTATTTTAAGCAGCTTAAGAAAAAGCCTGCTAAGGCAATTGGACCTATCGCGATGGTTGTATTTATGATAACTATGTTCCTTTCAAAAAATGATACTTCTAAAACCTTGGATATAGATATATTTATAAGCTTATTTCTTTTGATAACCATAAGTGCGTTTATTTATTCCTTATATACTGGAACTAAGAGTATAAATTCAAAGTTTAATATGGCTGATGTAAATCTTATATTTGTTTCACCTATAAAACCTCAGACAGTTATGATTTATGGAATAATAAAAAAGATGTCTGTAGAGTTGTTTGCTTATTTTTATATAATATATCAAATTCCTAATTTGACTAAATCTATGGATATTACTATAGGGCAAACTGTATCTGTAATAATAATTTTTATTATCATGCAAATTGTATTTTGTAACATAGTAAAACTCTTAGTGTTTGTATTAAATTCAAAATATCCATTGCTAGGAAGGATAATTCGTTTAACAATAAAAATTGTAGGTGCTGTACTGTGTGTAGCAGCAGTGTTAATTTTCTTGAAAGGCAGACCTATAACCTTTGTAAAGGAATTGTATAGTTCTATAGGACAGGATTCATGGATTAAGTTCATTCCTATATTTGGATGGGTAAGAGAAATGGTTTATCAAAGCCTTACAACGATAAATATGACCTTTTTCTTATACCTTGCGATGATTATATTTTTAAGTGTTCTGTTAGTATACATAACATATTGTATAGAGATTGACTTTTATGAAGATATGTTATCATCAGCTGAAGCCAATGAAGTGATTAAGAAGGCTAAAAATAGAGAACAGGTTACTACAGAGTCAAATAGAAATAATAGGCTATTTAAAGCTTTTAGAAAAGTTCAATTAAAATTAGATAACAAGTATAAAGCGGAAGTTTTATTTTATAAGCATTTAAATGAATATTCAAAAAGAAGTTTTTTATTTTTTATTAATACGTACTCCATTATATTATTATTAGTATCGCTTACCTTGGGGATTTTTGCAAAGGGAGTAGAAATAAAACTTGTTTATATGATTTTCTGTGGCTTACTTTTCTTTGGAGCAGGTCTTGCAGGGAAGATATATTATGAGATAACAAATCCACTTATTTTTATGATTCCAGATTCACCACAGAAGAAATTGTTTTATGGAACAGCTTCTTCTTTAATAAAACTTGTTTCTGACAGCATAATATTATTTATTCCCTTTGGTATTTTAAGTGGTGTATCAATAATTGAAATGTTTCTGTGTTGCATAAGCTATGTGCTTTTAGGAGCAATGTTTTCTTACAGTGGACTTGTTGGTTTTAGAATCTCAAATTACTTTGGATTTACAGATCAAATATCACAAGGTGTATTTTTTATGTTTTTTCAGATGTTTTTATTGGTTCCAGCTGCTATAATGGTGATAACCTTAGGGGTTGCCACAGAATTCAGTGGTTATGCAATATATTTAGCAATGATAGCCTATACTTCAGTATTAACAGTAATATTTTCCTTTGGTGCTGTAGGAATTTTTGATAATATGGAACTATAG
- a CDS encoding DUF4829 domain-containing protein, with product MKESSTANSSLSDGTSNVSASYELEYHNDTRFFKAEIEPKSDAEKVILDKFKIQINDKYDELSKLFIDSPEFNNQSQIYKNLFDEGEYAEAITIHSLKKLSEEEYSNNPDFISYNFMDTINKFNPYEFQVIEVNYTIKLTDKYASAAQWSNGNWTRDFIVVQEKENTPWRIFDIYGYH from the coding sequence GTGAAAGAATCTTCTACTGCAAATAGTTCTCTAAGTGATGGTACTTCAAATGTATCAGCATCTTATGAACTAGAGTATCATAATGACACAAGATTTTTCAAAGCAGAAATAGAACCAAAATCTGATGCAGAAAAAGTTATTCTTGATAAATTTAAAATTCAAATAAATGATAAGTATGATGAACTTAGTAAGTTATTTATAGATAGCCCAGAATTCAATAACCAATCACAGATTTACAAAAACCTCTTTGATGAAGGAGAATATGCTGAAGCAATAACAATACACAGTTTAAAAAAGCTAAGTGAAGAAGAATACTCTAACAACCCTGATTTTATTTCATATAATTTTATGGATACAATTAACAAGTTTAACCCCTATGAATTTCAAGTGATAGAAGTCAACTATACAATTAAGCTTACAGATAAATATGCCTCAGCAGCGCAATGGAGTAATGGGAATTGGACAAGAGATTTTATAGTTGTACAGGAAAAGGAAAATACACCTTGGAGAATATTTGACATCTATGGTTATCATTAA
- a CDS encoding GntR family transcriptional regulator, translated as MSYYFDDKIPIYLQIMDIIKQNIVSGELSEGDKLLSVREMAEKYSVNPNTIQRAYQELERNNIIYTQRGMGTFITKDSSKIEEIKNTMAVDIVITFIDGMKKIGFASEEAIKVLQNYVAKEMKG; from the coding sequence ATGAGTTATTATTTTGATGATAAAATCCCAATATACCTGCAGATAATGGATATCATAAAACAAAACATTGTAAGTGGAGAATTATCAGAAGGTGATAAGCTGTTGTCTGTAAGAGAAATGGCTGAGAAATATAGCGTAAATCCAAATACAATTCAAAGAGCTTATCAAGAGCTAGAAAGAAACAATATCATTTACACTCAGAGAGGAATGGGAACATTTATAACGAAGGATAGCAGCAAAATTGAAGAAATTAAAAACACAATGGCTGTAGATATTGTTATAACTTTTATAGATGGAATGAAAAAAATTGGGTTTGCTTCAGAGGAGGCTATTAAGGTTCTTCAAAACTATGTTGCAAAGGAGATGAAAGGGTGA
- a CDS encoding ABC transporter ATP-binding protein, producing the protein MKSILEIENLSKSFSRRKALDGISLNLENSKVLGLIGPAGSGKTTLINIIAGLAKQDQGTIKIDDHEPGVYTKEIVSYLPQGNHLHNWMTVKEEIGFFQDFYKDFDKKKAENLLSDMNIDGKIKVGNLSKDNLEKLKLTLIFSRKAKLYLLDEPFSGADSLVRDEIIDIILRSYDEESSVILSSKDAKIFERLVDKVAFISGGKILLSGDPEDLRHERRMSIDDLYREVIKNV; encoded by the coding sequence GTGAAGTCTATTTTAGAAATAGAAAATTTATCTAAGAGTTTTTCAAGAAGAAAAGCTTTAGATGGTATAAGTCTTAATTTAGAAAATAGTAAGGTTCTTGGACTAATCGGACCAGCTGGGAGCGGAAAAACTACTTTAATTAATATAATAGCTGGGCTTGCTAAACAAGACCAAGGAACAATTAAAATAGATGACCATGAACCAGGAGTATATACAAAAGAGATAGTTTCTTATCTACCTCAAGGAAATCATCTTCACAACTGGATGACTGTAAAAGAAGAAATCGGATTTTTCCAAGACTTTTATAAAGACTTTGATAAGAAAAAGGCAGAAAATCTGCTTAGTGACATGAATATTGATGGAAAAATCAAGGTTGGAAATCTTTCAAAGGATAATCTTGAAAAGTTAAAGCTTACTTTAATATTTTCAAGAAAAGCAAAATTGTACCTGTTAGATGAGCCTTTTAGTGGTGCTGATTCATTAGTAAGGGATGAGATAATAGATATAATTTTAAGAAGCTATGATGAAGAAAGCTCAGTAATTCTTTCTTCTAAGGATGCTAAAATTTTTGAAAGATTAGTAGATAAAGTTGCTTTTATTTCAGGTGGAAAAATTCTTTTAAGTGGAGATCCAGAAGATCTTAGACATGAAAGAAGAATGTCAATTGATGATTTATACAGGGAGGTAATTAAAAATGTTTAA
- a CDS encoding ABC transporter ATP-binding protein: MSYVIEVEDLHKSYQMGDMSVDILKGISLNISLGEFVSIMGPSGSGKSTLLYLLGGLDKPTKGSIKIKGSDIAKMNDKAESIMRRREIGFVFQFYNLIPNLTVEENIMLPLLLDGKKTNKYKKELNDILEIVGLTERRNHTPRELSGGQQQRVAIARALINEPDIILADEPIGNLDSKTGNEIMNLFQKINKEKGKTIVQVTHSIESAGFGQRIINVRDGKVENI; encoded by the coding sequence GTGAGTTACGTAATTGAAGTAGAAGATTTACATAAGAGCTATCAAATGGGGGATATGTCTGTTGATATTCTTAAAGGTATAAGCTTGAATATCTCTTTAGGAGAATTTGTTTCAATAATGGGACCTTCAGGTTCTGGAAAAAGTACATTGCTTTATCTTTTAGGAGGTCTAGATAAACCAACAAAAGGAAGCATAAAAATAAAAGGTTCTGATATTGCAAAAATGAATGATAAAGCTGAGAGTATAATGAGAAGAAGAGAAATTGGTTTTGTGTTTCAGTTTTATAATCTAATACCTAACTTAACTGTTGAAGAAAACATAATGCTTCCTCTTTTGCTAGATGGCAAAAAGACAAATAAGTATAAAAAAGAGCTCAATGATATTCTTGAAATAGTAGGACTTACAGAAAGAAGAAACCATACACCAAGAGAACTATCTGGTGGACAGCAGCAAAGAGTTGCAATTGCAAGGGCATTAATTAATGAGCCAGATATTATATTAGCTGACGAACCTATCGGAAATCTTGATTCCAAAACTGGAAATGAGATAATGAATCTTTTCCAAAAAATAAATAAGGAAAAGGGAAAAACTATTGTCCAAGTTACGCACTCTATAGAATCTGCTGGCTTTGGTCAAAGAATAATAAATGTTAGAGATGGAAAGGTGGAAAATATCTAA
- a CDS encoding HlyD family secretion protein, whose protein sequence is MKKLFIMFLIAAAMTTLTACSESQQSVTVTASNSTEEASSTGNVQAYGVIKSGTVKNINVNFPTAVEEIYVKAGQKVTKGEKLVRINISEYEGLIKNKEHEARVAQLEVQSAQNGENIDLQNETIRKLNEDLVTKQGYLNNNSSPEMIKLQKDLTYCQNAYNKAKSALDANEAAAKQNKLSSATELEESRSKEQEAFKALEDVKFDIDTLNAKLKEEIGQIQSDISKAQIQQNTITAGNVPEVQTEKLNQLNEEIALMRKNLEEAFLKDGIISCDVDSAVVGDVISNVGEAVEKNVKLLSLIDTKQLIVEADISEEFYKDVKQGATVKIIPIADKSKEYTGKVTYIASNVTKENTESIIKAQITIENADEFLLPGLNVNLQINAQGVK, encoded by the coding sequence ATGAAAAAGCTATTTATTATGTTTCTTATTGCGGCTGCTATGACCACACTTACTGCTTGTAGTGAGAGTCAACAATCAGTAACTGTAACTGCATCAAATTCAACTGAAGAAGCTAGTAGTACTGGAAATGTTCAAGCTTATGGGGTTATAAAATCAGGAACTGTTAAAAATATCAATGTCAATTTCCCAACAGCAGTTGAGGAGATATATGTTAAAGCTGGCCAAAAGGTAACTAAGGGTGAAAAGTTAGTAAGAATAAATATATCTGAATATGAGGGGCTTATAAAAAACAAGGAACATGAAGCTAGAGTTGCTCAATTAGAAGTTCAAAGTGCTCAAAACGGGGAAAATATAGATCTTCAAAATGAAACTATAAGAAAATTGAATGAAGATTTAGTTACAAAACAAGGGTATCTTAATAATAATAGCAGTCCAGAAATGATAAAGCTTCAAAAAGATCTAACTTATTGTCAAAATGCTTACAATAAAGCAAAGTCAGCGTTAGATGCAAATGAAGCAGCTGCTAAACAAAATAAATTATCTTCAGCAACAGAATTAGAGGAAAGCAGAAGTAAAGAGCAAGAGGCTTTCAAAGCTTTAGAAGATGTGAAATTTGATATAGATACATTAAATGCAAAATTAAAAGAGGAAATAGGACAAATACAATCAGATATATCTAAAGCTCAAATTCAGCAGAATACTATTACAGCAGGAAATGTGCCAGAGGTTCAGACAGAAAAGTTAAATCAATTAAACGAAGAAATTGCATTGATGAGAAAGAATTTAGAAGAAGCATTCTTAAAAGATGGAATAATCTCTTGTGATGTTGATAGTGCAGTTGTAGGAGATGTTATTAGCAATGTTGGTGAGGCTGTTGAAAAGAATGTAAAACTTTTAAGTTTAATAGATACAAAACAACTTATTGTAGAAGCTGATATATCAGAAGAATTCTACAAGGATGTTAAACAAGGAGCAACTGTAAAAATAATACCGATTGCTGATAAATCAAAAGAGTATACAGGAAAGGTAACATATATCGCAAGTAATGTTACTAAGGAAAATACAGAATCAATAATCAAAGCTCAGATCACAATAGAAAATGCTGATGAGTTCTTACTACCAGGATTAAATGTAAATTTACAGATTAATGCACAAGGTGTTAAATAA
- a CDS encoding FtsX-like permease family protein encodes MSIVLKMLIKNITSKKARTFLILFSIILSTAVFFSSIAISGSILKTVLGSVTQVVGVSDITISPTEKSDSKFLSQSALEKYKNDFDIVVGELDASGVYNVTLGESVPVIVKGVVPEELNKVNPFSIASSLENEEFKGKSIIVSSTVAEDHNLKLGDTITVVIKGQEQRFTLWGIASAKGPFSKAITVPNFAIPEETMASLLDAHGKKNILYIKLKDTSLKKSMVKTLQSDYKSYQVKETFNVEKLQSNLSDISSIFLLLSGIVFFMSAFIIYSSFKVIAAERIPVIGTLRSIGATKKTTNTILLGESILYGTIGGFLGCGFGIGLLYVLSLYMSDIANVTPGLQLNTTIQFSFAQLAVAFIISILLSFISSIFPIMKISKIPIKDVILRTAELVKKDKKIKILLPIICVVIAYLITIPKYNPDDNLFLGLAMLFALLAIVFFIPYATKLFVKLFEKIYVVIFGNIGILAAKNLRENKGVLNNMIMLAISISVLLAINTTGYNTVLSSLNSYKGANFDLKITVSNAENSFVNKLYNKDGVEDVYVDYEFENIKIVDTDTAIGTVKGIDMLKFSDFWTISTEEDFGDMSKELDAGRNIMISSTLQRTLEVQKGDVLKLKTTSGEKEYKIIGFFKDFMNDSDYALVSERFMKADMKSSEASAYYVRSSIAPKELGKELKADFKKLSPKINTKAQLEQIEVDDNVNTISLMQSFCIMAIVIGFFGVINNLVLSFMQRKQSLAMFRSVGMSKKQIVSMTFIEAFTGAVIGGIMGVVGGIGMTYILSKLDDSKLVIQIEYLGLYVAIGILVMILASIIPVVKSAKLNLIEAVKQE; translated from the coding sequence ATGAGTATTGTTTTAAAAATGCTAATAAAAAATATTACTAGTAAGAAAGCCAGGACCTTCTTAATACTTTTTTCAATAATTTTATCTACAGCAGTATTCTTCTCCTCCATTGCTATTTCTGGAAGTATATTAAAAACTGTATTGGGATCAGTAACACAGGTTGTTGGTGTTTCTGATATTACAATCTCTCCTACAGAGAAATCAGATAGTAAATTTCTTAGTCAAAGTGCACTAGAGAAATATAAAAATGATTTTGACATAGTTGTTGGGGAATTAGATGCTAGTGGGGTTTACAATGTAACCCTTGGAGAAAGCGTACCTGTAATAGTAAAAGGTGTAGTTCCAGAGGAATTAAATAAAGTTAACCCTTTTAGTATAGCTAGTTCTCTAGAAAATGAAGAGTTTAAGGGCAAAAGCATAATAGTAAGTAGTACTGTAGCTGAAGATCATAACCTTAAGCTTGGAGATACTATAACGGTTGTTATAAAGGGACAAGAGCAGAGATTTACCCTATGGGGTATAGCTTCAGCTAAAGGACCATTTAGTAAAGCGATAACTGTTCCCAATTTTGCAATACCAGAGGAAACAATGGCATCTTTGTTGGATGCTCATGGTAAAAAGAATATACTTTACATAAAACTTAAAGATACAAGTTTGAAAAAGTCTATGGTGAAGACTTTACAATCAGATTATAAATCATATCAAGTAAAAGAGACATTTAATGTAGAAAAACTGCAAAGTAATCTTTCTGATATTTCATCTATATTCTTATTACTATCAGGAATAGTTTTCTTTATGAGTGCTTTTATAATTTATTCATCCTTTAAGGTAATAGCAGCAGAACGAATTCCTGTAATAGGAACCTTGAGGAGTATAGGAGCTACAAAGAAAACTACCAATACAATATTGTTAGGTGAAAGTATTTTATATGGTACAATAGGAGGGTTTCTTGGCTGTGGTTTTGGAATAGGTCTTTTATATGTTCTATCATTATATATGAGTGATATAGCTAATGTAACACCAGGATTGCAGCTAAATACTACAATACAGTTTTCTTTTGCGCAACTTGCGGTAGCCTTTATAATATCTATATTATTAAGCTTTATTAGTTCTATCTTCCCTATTATGAAGATTTCTAAAATTCCTATTAAGGATGTAATATTAAGAACTGCAGAGTTAGTTAAAAAGGATAAAAAAATAAAAATACTGCTACCAATAATATGTGTAGTAATTGCTTATTTAATTACTATACCTAAGTATAATCCAGATGATAACTTATTCCTAGGGTTAGCAATGTTGTTTGCGTTGCTTGCAATAGTATTCTTTATACCTTATGCAACTAAGTTATTCGTTAAGTTATTCGAAAAAATATATGTTGTTATTTTTGGGAACATCGGAATATTGGCTGCAAAGAATTTAAGGGAGAATAAGGGTGTATTAAATAACATGATAATGCTTGCCATAAGTATTTCAGTTTTATTAGCCATAAATACAACTGGTTACAACACAGTATTATCAAGTTTAAATAGCTATAAAGGGGCAAACTTTGATTTAAAGATAACAGTTTCAAATGCGGAGAACTCTTTTGTGAATAAGCTTTATAACAAAGATGGAGTTGAAGACGTATATGTGGATTATGAATTTGAAAATATAAAAATAGTAGATACTGACACAGCAATTGGAACTGTAAAGGGAATAGATATGTTAAAGTTCTCAGATTTCTGGACCATAAGCACTGAAGAAGATTTTGGTGATATGTCTAAAGAACTTGATGCAGGAAGAAATATCATGATTTCTTCAACCTTGCAAAGAACTTTAGAGGTTCAGAAGGGTGACGTACTTAAGTTAAAAACAACTAGTGGTGAAAAAGAATATAAAATTATTGGATTCTTCAAAGATTTTATGAATGATAGCGATTATGCCTTAGTTTCTGAAAGATTTATGAAGGCTGATATGAAATCTAGTGAGGCCTCAGCTTATTATGTTAGGTCTAGTATAGCACCTAAGGAGTTGGGAAAAGAACTTAAAGCTGATTTTAAGAAGCTTAGTCCTAAAATTAATACAAAGGCTCAATTAGAACAAATAGAAGTTGATGATAATGTAAACACTATATCTCTAATGCAGAGCTTCTGTATAATGGCTATAGTAATAGGTTTCTTTGGTGTAATTAATAACTTAGTGCTTAGTTTTATGCAAAGAAAACAGTCTCTTGCAATGTTTAGATCTGTTGGTATGAGCAAAAAACAAATAGTATCTATGACCTTCATTGAAGCTTTCACAGGAGCTGTTATTGGAGGAATTATGGGAGTAGTTGGTGGTATAGGAATGACTTATATCCTATCAAAACTAGATGATTCAAAGCTAGTAATCCAAATTGAATATTTAGGATTATATGTAGCAATTGGTATTTTAGTTATGATACTAGCATCAATTATTCCAGTAGTTAAGTCTGCTAAGCTTAATTTAATTGAGGCTGTAAAACAAGAGTAG
- a CDS encoding DUF445 domain-containing protein: MNYKRKANMALGISVIFFCLCVVLRYFYRDAVIFKLLLFVAEASLVGGIADWFAVTALFTKPLGFTYHTEIIPRNRKSIINSTANLVETDLLSKQTLKKHIDNLAIVELLVKYFDEDKERKTNYIDKLSQFIMKYICKKDLKVAASYIENLLRKEGKNVSLSNKLKDFIEDKFIYENRIVWVQDLLNKLSKGELDELILTISRKILANSEEKSSFSLKNLLKKLNVSMAEDLANLIKSQLKIILTELMKEESGLPQECVENIIRSLDGIELSPASIEQWKLNLLESTDFKPIIEAQLPLAINEISINTIVEKLWDYFKENSTIKSAIDRGIKELICDLLEENHNVIGSIVSDTLNNFTDEKLNAFVEDKAGEDLQWIRINGSVLGGCIGLVLFGFLNLIFEPYVSPIIRGLLS, encoded by the coding sequence ATGAATTATAAACGTAAAGCTAATATGGCACTAGGTATTTCAGTAATTTTCTTTTGTCTCTGTGTAGTATTAAGATATTTTTATAGAGACGCTGTTATATTTAAACTATTGTTATTTGTAGCAGAAGCCTCTTTAGTAGGAGGTATAGCCGATTGGTTTGCAGTTACTGCACTTTTTACAAAGCCACTAGGTTTTACTTACCACACTGAGATAATACCAAGAAACAGAAAGTCCATTATAAATTCAACAGCAAATCTAGTTGAAACAGATTTATTAAGTAAGCAAACACTGAAAAAGCATATAGATAACTTAGCGATAGTTGAACTACTTGTTAAATATTTTGATGAAGATAAAGAGAGAAAAACAAATTATATAGACAAGCTTTCACAATTCATTATGAAGTATATCTGTAAAAAAGATTTGAAAGTAGCAGCTAGTTATATAGAAAATCTTCTAAGAAAAGAAGGAAAGAACGTAAGCTTATCAAATAAGCTCAAGGATTTTATAGAAGATAAATTTATATATGAAAACAGAATAGTATGGGTACAAGATCTTTTAAATAAGCTCTCAAAAGGGGAATTAGACGAACTAATACTCACTATTTCCCGAAAAATTCTTGCTAACAGCGAGGAAAAATCAAGCTTTTCACTAAAGAACTTACTAAAGAAATTAAATGTATCAATGGCAGAAGATTTAGCAAACTTAATAAAATCACAACTTAAAATTATCCTTACAGAACTTATGAAGGAAGAAAGTGGACTTCCACAGGAATGTGTAGAAAATATAATTAGAAGTCTAGATGGGATAGAGCTTTCGCCAGCTTCAATAGAGCAATGGAAGCTTAATCTATTAGAAAGTACAGATTTTAAACCTATTATAGAAGCACAACTTCCATTAGCTATAAATGAGATATCTATAAATACGATTGTGGAGAAATTATGGGATTACTTTAAAGAAAATAGCACTATTAAAAGCGCTATAGATAGAGGCATTAAAGAACTTATATGTGATCTTTTAGAGGAAAATCACAATGTAATAGGCAGTATTGTAAGTGATACCTTAAACAACTTTACAGATGAAAAGTTAAACGCCTTTGTAGAGGATAAAGCTGGTGAAGACTTACAATGGATTAGAATAAATGGTTCTGTCCTTGGAGGGTGCATAGGCTTAGTATTATTCGGTTTTCTAAATTTAATTTTTGAGCCTTACGTTTCTCCAATAATTAGAGGATTATTATCCTAG
- a CDS encoding DUF445 domain-containing protein produces the protein MERNISKEKRKNSNIATWILLIFSAVFFISYPFHYSFLGGLISSLCCAAMIGGLADWFAVVALFRTPLNSNVLRKLFESSKFIRTEIIPKNRERIFQALVDMVEKELLTKESIISKLENINPSGIIIDQIKTDKKQNLHIILDTVFKEIVCNLNEKDLENIETLTNKILKDNLKSLELSNIISQVLDWMWDNGYKEKITDILIDKIEELSKTYEAKMLIQDAVLHILELNRGSFLIMIVGFFVKGNLENISKGVQEKLVGFLADMREPDSIERGQIQSFAKKQLDRLKTDDALKNSIENWKNEKLVGNDAVIKKLGEILTQYISSLKSEPTKTFHITEGLLDKVENQLEDFVINEEKQITFNTAIKNIIEQTVEKNHYKIGLIVKEKLDGISGEELSNMIEPIIGSDLQLIRINGSLVGGLVGIITYLLTFWIV, from the coding sequence ATGGAAAGAAACATTAGTAAAGAAAAAAGAAAAAATAGCAATATAGCCACTTGGATATTATTGATTTTTTCTGCAGTTTTTTTTATATCATATCCATTCCACTACAGTTTTTTAGGTGGATTGATATCTAGCTTATGTTGTGCTGCAATGATAGGAGGCTTAGCTGATTGGTTTGCTGTTGTGGCACTCTTTAGAACACCATTAAATAGCAATGTATTACGTAAATTATTTGAATCCTCCAAGTTCATTAGAACAGAAATAATACCTAAAAATAGAGAGCGTATCTTCCAAGCATTAGTAGATATGGTTGAGAAGGAACTCCTAACTAAAGAAAGTATCATAAGCAAGTTAGAAAATATTAATCCTTCAGGTATTATAATAGATCAAATTAAAACTGATAAAAAACAAAACTTACATATTATATTAGATACTGTTTTTAAAGAAATAGTTTGCAATCTAAATGAAAAAGATTTAGAAAACATAGAGACCCTTACCAATAAAATTTTGAAGGATAATCTAAAGTCACTAGAGCTTTCAAATATTATTTCACAAGTTCTAGATTGGATGTGGGACAATGGTTACAAGGAAAAAATTACAGATATATTAATCGATAAAATAGAGGAATTATCGAAAACCTACGAAGCAAAAATGCTTATTCAAGATGCTGTGCTTCATATATTAGAACTTAACAGAGGAAGCTTTTTAATTATGATTGTAGGCTTCTTTGTAAAAGGAAACCTAGAGAATATTTCAAAAGGTGTTCAAGAAAAATTAGTAGGTTTCTTAGCAGATATGAGAGAACCAGATAGTATTGAACGAGGGCAAATACAGTCCTTTGCAAAAAAACAACTTGATAGATTAAAGACTGATGATGCCTTAAAGAATTCTATAGAAAATTGGAAAAATGAAAAGCTAGTTGGAAATGACGCTGTTATTAAAAAGCTTGGGGAAATATTAACACAATATATTTCTAGTTTAAAATCAGAACCTACTAAAACTTTTCATATTACAGAAGGTTTATTGGACAAAGTAGAGAATCAACTTGAAGATTTTGTGATAAATGAAGAAAAGCAAATAACCTTTAATACTGCTATAAAAAACATTATTGAACAGACAGTTGAAAAAAATCACTATAAAATAGGCTTAATAGTAAAAGAAAAGTTGGATGGTATATCAGGTGAGGAACTTTCAAATATGATAGAACCTATCATAGGAAGTGATCTTCAACTTATTAGAATAAATGGTTCTTTAGTTGGTGGACTTGTTGGAATAATTACATATCTACTTACATTTTGGATAGTTTAG